TGCTGGCCGGGCTGGGCGCCTTGTCGGGCCCGCGCCATGGCGGCGTGACGACGCGGCTGGAAGCGCGCTGGCCCGGGTGGATGGCCGCCGCCGGCGACGCCCGCCGCCTGCGCCGCCTGGTGGCCACGCTGGCGGCACCGCCCGAGGCCGGCCCGGGCCGCGGCGGCGCGTTCACCGTGGGCTTCGGCCATCCGCTGTACCCGCAGGGCGATCCGCGGGCGCGGCATCTGCTGGCGCGCCTGCCGCCCGATGCCCGGGTGGCGCGCCTGCTGCGCGAGGTGCAGGCACAGACCGGCTGGGCACCCACCATCGACTTCGCACTGGTGGCGCTGCGCCATGCGCTGGGCCTGCCCGAGGGCGCCGCCTTTGCACTGTTTGCCATCGGCCGCACGGTGGGCTGGATCGCGCATGCGCTGGAGCAGCGCGCGCAGGGCAGCCTGATCCGGCCACGCGCGGCCTATGTGGGCGAGCCACCGGCCGGCCTGGCCGGCCCGGCCGCAGGGGCGCCGGCAGGGCGCGTGGTGCGCCGGCGCTGAGCGTGCGTTGAGCGTGCGGTGAACGTGCCCCCCCCGCGCGGCATGGGCCTGCGCAGCCGGGCCCTTCACCGCGGGTCAGGCGGCGGGCGCGATGCCGATCACGCGCCGGGCGCTGCCCGCCTGGCCCCGCGCCGGCCGCTCGGCACGGGCGCGCAGCTGGCCGCAGCCGGCGTCCACGTCCTGCCCGGCCGAGCGGCGCAGGCGGGTGAGCACGCCGCGGCGGTTGAGCCAGCGGGCCATCTCGGCGGCGCGCTCCCAGCTGGGGCGGCGGTAGCCCGTGCCTTCCACGCTGTTGAACGGAATCAGGTTCATCATCGCGCGCTTGCCGGCCAGCAGCCTGGCAATGCCTTCGAGCTCGTCGTCGCCGTCGTTCACGCCTTCCAGCAGCGTCCATTGAAACTGGATCGGGTAGCCGGTGGCCTGGGCATAGGTTTCGCCCAGGGCCACCAGCTCGGCCGGCGTGAGGGCCGGCGCGCGCGGCAGCAGCTCGGCGCGCAGGGCCGGCTTGGTGGTGTGCAGCGACAGCGCCAGCGCCGGCTTCACCCGGCCCGCCTGCGGGCCCAGCAGGCGCTCGAACACCCGCGCATCGCCCACGGTGGAGAACACCAGCTCCTTGTGGCCGATGTTGCCGGCCGTGCCCAGCAGCTCGATGGCGTCCAGCACCTCGTCGAGGTTGTGCGCCGGCTCGCCCATGCCCATGAACACCACCCGGCGCACGCCGTGCCGCAGCGCGGGCCGCTGCTGCCGCGCCAACACCACCTGGGCCACGATCTCGGCGCTGCCCAGCTGGCGCACCAGGCCGCCCTGGCCGGTCATGCAGAAGCGGCAGCCCACCGCGCAGCCCACCTGGGTGGACACGCACACGCCACCGCCCTTGGCGCCCACCGGCAGCAGCACGCTCTCCACCATCTGGCCATCGTGCAGGGCCACCAGCAGGCGGGCCGAGCCATCGTCGCCCGGGTGGCTGGTGTGCAGCCGGGCCAGGCCGGCCAGCGCCGCGCGCAGGCCGGGCAGGGCCTCGAGCAAGGCCTTGGGGTAGAAGTGCTCGGGAGCGTGGGCGCCGCGATCAAGGCTGGCCGCCTGGGCCCAGTGGCGCAAGACGCGCTGCTGGTGGGCCGGGCCGGCGCCCAGCGTGCGCAGTTGGTCGAGGAGGTCGGCGATGCGCATGGCGGCAGGCGGTGGTCGGCCCCCATTGTCGGCGATGGGCCCGGCGGCACGGCGCCGCCGGGCCGCCATGTGCCCGCGCAGCGGGTTCAATCACAGCTTGTCAGCTGGCCATCGCCATCGCGAACTGCCCCACGCCGAAGCGCAGCGAGACGGTGGGCAGCGCGTCGCTGGCCTGGCCCAGCGGCGCTTCGGCGTAGTCCAGCAGGCTGCAGCCGTGCAGCGTGATCGTGCCCAGCACCTTCTTCATCGCCGGGTCGAGCAGCTCGACGGCCAGCGTGAGGTAGTCGCTGTCGGCGATCAGGCCATCGGCGATGACCTTGCCCACCCAGGCCAGCAGCTCGTCGCGCGCGCTGGCCAGGAAGTCGAGCTGCACCTCGCCCAGATCAATGCTGTAGCGATGGCGTGCCGGCAGCCGGGCAACGCCGTAGGCCTCTTCGGCCAGCGTGGCGGTCACGGTGGGCAGGGCCACGCGCAGCACATGGCGGCTGTCGAAGGGCAGGCCGCCCACGCGGAAGTTGGCGAGCATCGGGCCCTTGCGGGAGCCGGCCACCGCGCCGGGCGGGCTGCTGCCCTCGGCCTTGGGGTAGGCCACGGTGCCCGGCTGCCAGCGCAGGCCGATGCTGAAGGGCAGCTTGCTGGCGGCGTCCAGCGTGGGCAGCTGCAGTGCGGTGATCAGGCCCTCGCTCCAGGCGATGCGGCGGGCCACGCGGCCGCGCGCATCCAGCACCAGGGCCGCGCCGGCCACCGGCTCGGGCCGTGCCTCGGGCAGCGACAGCGCCCAGTCCAGCAGGGCGCCCTGGCCGCCCAGCGTGAACTCGGCCGCCATCTCGGTGATCGCCACCTGGGCCGCCAGGCGCGCCGCGGCACCGGGGCCGGCCGGCACCACCACCGGGCTGAGCTGGTAGCCCGGCGGCTGCAGGCTGCGCAGCCAGCCGGCGAACTGGCCGTTGAGCTCGAGGGCGGTCGTGCCCTGGAGGGCCGAGGGGCGGACAGTGGCCATGGCAGGGGGCTCCTTGCAGTGGGGGGCGTGGCGGGGGGCGATCAGCATACCGCGCCGCCGCTGGTGGGCCTAGGCGGCCAAGGGCGCGTCCTGCAGCCAGTCCAGCACCCAGGCCACCGCGGCATCCAGCGCCGCCAGCGCCGCCGCTGCGGGCGGCTCACCCAGGCCGAACCGCGTGCCGCGCAGGGCCAGCAGCGTGGCCGCTGGCGGCGTCAGGCCCAGCACCTGGCGGTGGATGTGCAGCAGCGCGGCCGGCGACAGCGCGTGGCTGAAGGCGCTGGCATCGGCCTGCGGCAGCAGCGCGCGCACGGACCAGGGCGCGTCCAGCGCGATCTGGCAGTCGATGAACAGCACGCGCGCGCGGCCGGCCAGGTCGAGCACCTGCTCGGGCTGCAGCTGGTGCAGCTCGAGCAGCTCGACTTGCGCCACCAGGGCCGGCAGCGCCACCGGCAGCGCCGCGGCCAGGGCATCCAGGCACAGCGGGCCCAGCGCATCGTCGCCACGGGCGCGGTTGCCCCAGCCGACCACCAGCGTGGCCGCGCGTGTGCCGCTGCCCGGGTGGGGCGGGTGGGGCGGGTGGCCTGGGTTCATGGCCGGCTCACCGCGTGCACCGGCCATCGCCGTCGCGCAGCAGGCGGTCGAGCGGCCGGCCGTCGGCGGCGCTCAGCTGCACATCCAGCGGCATGCGGCCCAGCGCATGGGTGGCGCACGACAGGCAGGGGTCGTAGGCGCGGATCGCCACCTCGATGCGGTTGAGCAGGCCCTCGGTGAGCGCGCGGCCGTCGAAGTAGTGGCGGGCCACCGCGCGCACGGCCTCGTTCATGGCCTGGTTGTTGTGCGTGGTGCTGACGATCAGGTTGCAGTGGGTGACGAGCTCGTCACGGCCCACCCGGTAGTGGTGAATCAGCGTGCCGCACGGCGCCTCGATGCTGGCGATGCCCTCGCGTTCGCCTTCGCTGTCGCCCCCGGGCCCGCCCTGGCGCGGCGCGCTGGCCGTCAGCTCGCCGGCGCGCAGCGCGGGCTCGTCCAGCAGCTCGGCAATCACCTCCATGGCGTACAGCAGCTCGATCATGCGCGCCCAGTGGGTGCTGAGCGCGCCATGCGCCACGGCGCCGCCGGCCGCGGCCACGAAGGCCTGGCGCGCGGCCTCGGCCCGCGGTGTGGGGATGTGGCTGCAGTTCTGCACCCGCGCCAGCGGCCCCACGCGGTACCAGCCCCGCTCGGGGCCGAGGGCGCGCAGGTACGGGAACTTCATGTAGCTCCAGGGCCGCACCTCTTCCTCGATCAGGTCGAGGTAGCGCTGGTCGCTGTGGCCATCGAGCAGCAGGCTGCCGTCGGCATGGCGCACGCGCAGCACGCCGTCGTAGAGCTCCATCGCGCCGTCGCCCGGGCGCACCAGCGACAGCATCATCGCCGGCACCTCGCCGAAGTGGCGGTACAGCGCGGGCTCGCTCTCGTGCAGGCGCGCGGCCAGCGCCACCGCACCCTCGGCCCAGGCAATGCGCTCGGCGGCCTGGCCCTTGAGCAGCGCATGGTCGTCATCGCTGAGCAGGCGGTTCACGCCGCCGGGCACCGAGCCGGTGCCGTGGATGCGCTTGCCGGCGGTGGCGCGGATCACCTCCTGGCCATACTGGCGCAGCAGCACGCCCTGGCGCGCGATCTCGGGGTGGGCCTCGGCCACGCCCACGATGTGGCGGCGCTGCGGCTCGCTGTCAAAGCCAAACAGCAGGTCGGGCGAGGCCAGGTGAAAAAAGTGCAGCGCATGGCTTTGCATCACCTGGCCGTAGTGCATCAGCCGGCGCATGGCGGTGGCCGAGGCCGGCAGCGGGTGCGCGC
This portion of the Aquabacterium sp. OR-4 genome encodes:
- a CDS encoding RNA methyltransferase is translated as MRIADLLDQLRTLGAGPAHQQRVLRHWAQAASLDRGAHAPEHFYPKALLEALPGLRAALAGLARLHTSHPGDDGSARLLVALHDGQMVESVLLPVGAKGGGVCVSTQVGCAVGCRFCMTGQGGLVRQLGSAEIVAQVVLARQQRPALRHGVRRVVFMGMGEPAHNLDEVLDAIELLGTAGNIGHKELVFSTVGDARVFERLLGPQAGRVKPALALSLHTTKPALRAELLPRAPALTPAELVALGETYAQATGYPIQFQWTLLEGVNDGDDELEGIARLLAGKRAMMNLIPFNSVEGTGYRRPSWERAAEMARWLNRRGVLTRLRRSAGQDVDAGCGQLRARAERPARGQAGSARRVIGIAPAA
- a CDS encoding Ni/Fe hydrogenase subunit alpha; protein product: MPFDLETAAHPERLRRVAIDPVSRVEGHGKVTLLLDEAGRVQQARLHIVEFRGFEQFIVGRPYWEVPVMVQRLCGICPVSHHLAASKALDAVVGVTGRGGAHPLPASATAMRRLMHYGQVMQSHALHFFHLASPDLLFGFDSEPQRRHIVGVAEAHPEIARQGVLLRQYGQEVIRATAGKRIHGTGSVPGGVNRLLSDDDHALLKGQAAERIAWAEGAVALAARLHESEPALYRHFGEVPAMMLSLVRPGDGAMELYDGVLRVRHADGSLLLDGHSDQRYLDLIEEEVRPWSYMKFPYLRALGPERGWYRVGPLARVQNCSHIPTPRAEAARQAFVAAAGGAVAHGALSTHWARMIELLYAMEVIAELLDEPALRAGELTASAPRQGGPGGDSEGEREGIASIEAPCGTLIHHYRVGRDELVTHCNLIVSTTHNNQAMNEAVRAVARHYFDGRALTEGLLNRIEVAIRAYDPCLSCATHALGRMPLDVQLSAADGRPLDRLLRDGDGRCTR
- a CDS encoding hydrogenase maturation protease, with the translated sequence MNPGHPPHPPHPGSGTRAATLVVGWGNRARGDDALGPLCLDALAAALPVALPALVAQVELLELHQLQPEQVLDLAGRARVLFIDCQIALDAPWSVRALLPQADASAFSHALSPAALLHIHRQVLGLTPPAATLLALRGTRFGLGEPPAAAALAALDAAVAWVLDWLQDAPLAA